The nucleotide sequence CGCCAGGCCTACCCGAGGAAAGAGGAAAGCCACTCGGCTCCTAGGGGTGCCCAGGCGAATGTCCGCAGCCAGCGCTATTACCGCTCCCGCCCCAACACAGACCCCATCCACTGCCGCCACTATCGGTTGGGGGCAGAGGCGCATGGCCTTCACCAGTTCCCCCGTTAGCCGAGTGAAGCGCAACAGGCTGGGTACATCCGCCTCCACTAGGGGACCGATGATCTCCCGCACGTCCCCCCCTGAGCAGAAATCCTCCCCCACCCCTGCCAGGACGATAGCCTTGACCTCCTGGCTGTAGGGCAAGAGAGAGAAGATATCCCTGAGTTCGGCGTAAGCCCCAAAGGTAAGGGCATTTTTCCGCTCAGGACGGTTTAGGAAGACGAAGCCTATCCCATCCTCTACGCGCCAGTGGAGGTACTGGGCCTGATACTCCAAAAGCCGTCCTCCATATCCGGGCAGGTCTAGGGATTTACGCTTCCTTTCCATCTTCCCTCCCGCGTGAGACCCCGAAGGTGGGCCCTAAGCTTGCCCATGAGCCGGTAAAGAACTTCCCGCTCCGACTCCGTCAGGCCAGAGAAAAGCTCCTCCAACCAAGCTCGATGGGCGCGGGCCATATCGGCAAAGCGAGACTTCCCCTCAGGGGTCAGCCGCAGTAGGACAGAGCGACGGTCCTTCGGATGCCCCTCCCGCCTCAGAAGCCCCTCCCGTTCCAGCTGGGCGGTCAGCCGGGTAACGTTTCCCGCAGTCACCAGGAGCCGCTCCGAAAGCTCCTTTAAGGTCATTCCCGAGGGTTGGCGGTACAGCTGGGCCAGGACATCGAACCGGGCCAAGGAGATGCCGAAAGCCTTCTGCAAACGCACGGAAAGCTCCTTCTCTATGAGGACCACTTCGGTTAGGAGCCGGAGCCAGAGCCGCGTGGCATCCACCGCTTCGACTTTCCCTGTATCCTGTAAGTGCACTTTCTCCTCCAATCTCATCCCACCATCACCTCACCCCCTGCCACCGCTATGGCCTGTCCGTTGATGGCGGCGGCTTTTTCGCTACACAGCCACACCACCGCCCAGGCCACCTCCTCGGGGCGGACTAACCGCCCCTGGGGATTACGGCGGGCAAAGAGCTCCAACACCGCCTCAGGAGCACGGGCGGTACGCTGGGCCACCCGCAGGACGGAAGCCTGCAAGAGGTCCGTATCCGTGAACCCGGGGCAGATGGCATTGACCGTAATCCCCCTCTGGGCCAACTCCAAGGCCAACGCCCGGGTCAGGCCGATCAGCCCGTGCTTGGCCGCGCAGTAGGGGACGGCGTAGGGATAGCCTGTGAGGCCAGCAGTGCTGGAAATGTTGATGATACGTCCCCAGCCCATCTCCAACATTCCCGGAAGCAGTAGGCGGATGAGCCGGTAGGCGGCCCCGAGGTTCACCTCGATATGGCGTTGCCACAACTCTTCGTTAATCTCCAGAAAGGGAGCAGTGAGGACAAAGCCAGCGTTGTTCACCAGGATGGCCACAGGACCGAAGCGCTCCTGGGCACGGCGGACCAAGCTCTCCATGGCTTGCGGATCCGCCACGTCCCCAACCTCTCCTTGGACCTCGGTCCAAGCCCGGAGCCGCTCCACCCGTTCCTCCAGGTCCTGAAGGTTCCGGGCTACCAGGGTAAGCCGCGCCCCTGCTTGAGCCAAGGCCTCGGCAATGGCTGCCCCAATCCCCCGGCTTGCCCCGGTTACCAGAGCATGCTTTCCCACAAGGCTCTTTGGATCCATGCTTCAAACCAAGTTCCGCTCCTGGGCTGCCCGGGAGATAAGCCCCTCGATCTCCTCGATCACCCAGCGCTCCCCCTCCTGGGCGGCCCGCACCCGCTCCATCAGCCGCTCTATCTGGTCCTTGCCGTCCAGATAAGGCTTGGGCCAATCCACGTCCCTATAGCCAATCCGGGCGGCTTCCAGGAGGGTCCAGTGAGGGTTGGCCAGGTGGGGACGAGCGATGGCACAGAGGTCTGCCCGACCGCTCCCAATGATGGTATTGACGTGGTCCGCCTCGTAGATGGAGCCCACGGCAATGGTGGGGATGCCCACGGAGTTACGGATCAGGCCGGCAAACGGGGTTTGGTAGAGACGGCCGTAAGCCGCACGGGCCCAAGAGACTACCTGGCCGCTGGAAACATGTATGACGTCACATCCTTCCGCCTTGAACCTTCGTGCCACCTCCACTGCTTCTTGGGGGGTCATGCCCCCTTCCGCCCAGTCGTGGGCGGAGATCCGTACGGAGATGGGGCGGTCGTCTGGCCAAACCTCCCGCACAGCTCGGAACACTTCGATGGGGAAGCGGAGCCGGTTTTCCAAGCTTCCCCCATAGGTGTCCCTTCGCTGGTTGGTCAAGGGGCTTATGAAGGCGGAGAGGAGGTACCCGTGGGCGCAGTGAAGCTCCAGCCAGTCGAAGCCGCACTGGGCCGCCCAACGTGCTGCTCGGACAAAGTCCTCTATGACCCGGTCCATGTCCTCACGGGTCATCTCCCGAGGTACTTGGTTTTCAGGGCTCCAAGGAACGGGAGAAGGACCCATCACTGGCCAGTTCCCTTCGGAGAGAGGCTTGTGGTAGCCTTCCCATCCCACCCTGGTGGAGCCCTTAGGCCCCGAGTGACCCAGCTGGATGCCGATCTTAGCAGTGGTGAAGACATGAACAAAGCGGACGATGCGCTCCCAAGCCTGGATGTGCTCTGGCTTGTAGAGCCCGGCGCACCCCGGGCTGATCCGGCCCTCCCGGGAGGGGGCCACCATCTCCGTCATCACTAGGCCCGCCCCCCCAAGGGCTCGGGCCCCCAGGTGGACCAGGTGGAAATCACCAGGTGTGCCGTCTTCCGCGGAGTATACCGCCATAGGAGCTACGACTACGCGGTTCTTCAAGCGTATCCCTCGGATCTCGAAGGGGACGAACATCGGGGGTACGGACCGGTCCCCCAGGCCATGGGCTCGGGCAAACCAGCGGTTAAACCGTTGGATATAGCCTGGATCCCGCTGCTCCAGCTCCCCGTGGAAGAGCCTTAGGGAACGGGTGAGGAGGCTGTAGGCAAACTGCTCCGGAGGTAGCCTGGTGTACACCTCCACGTTTTCCAGCCAGTCTGCGGAGTTGCGGGCGGCGTTGCGCAACCGCAACAGCTCTCCCTGCCTCTCCCGCTCGTAGGCCTTCAGGGCGGCCTCCAGGTCCCTCGACCTCCCTTCCCCCTCCCGGGCCAGGGCCCGTACCAGGGCTATTGCGTCCTCCATGGCTAGCTTGGTACCGGAACCTACAGAGAAGTGGACAGTATGGGCCGCATCCCCTACCAGGGCACAGGGAATACTTCTCCCACCTAGGGGGAGCAGGCCCACCCAGTTTCGGCAGGAAATCCAGGGGAACCGGAGCCACTTGGCCGAGCCCCTGAGGTGGGCGGAGTTGGCCAACAGCGGGTGTCCCTCGAGCCTTTGGGCAAAAACCTTTTCGCATAGAGCCAGGATCTCTCTTTCGTCCTCCAAGCGGTCTAGGCCCGCGCTTCTCCAAGTAGCCTCAGGTACCTCCACCACCACGGTGCTGCTTCCTGGAGCATGAGGGTAGGCGTGCAAAATGAACCAACCCCACTCCGTGGACTCAAAGGCAAAAGTGAAAGCGGGAAAGACCCGAGTGGTGCCCAGCCAAACGTACCGGTTCGTTCCCCAGCTAACCTCTGGACCGAAGAGGGAGGGATAGGTCCGGCGCACCCAGCTGTTCACTCCATCGGCGGCCACAATAAAATCAGGCCTAACCTCCTGGACAAGGGCCTCCAAGTCTTGAACTTCCTTCTGGAAGAAGAGGCCGGCCCCCATAGCTCGCGCCCTTTCCTGGAGGATCCGCAACAGCGTAGTCCTAGCAAGCCCGGCAAACCCATGACCGCCTGATCGGATCACCTCCCCTCTAAAGTGGATCTCGATATCCTCCCAACGGTAAAAGGCTTTCTGGATCTCGTCGTAGGAGTCTGAATCAGCCGCCCGAAGCTGCCCAAGGGTGGCGTCGGATAGAACAATCCCCCAGCCGAAGGTGCTATCCGGAGGGTTCCTCTCGTAGAGGATCACCTCCCAGGACGGAAACACCTTTTTGGCCAAAAGAGCAAAGTAGAGACCAGCCGGCCCTCCCCCTATACAAAGCACCCGCATTGCTCCTCACCTAAAACAAGTGTAGCCCAAACTCCTTGATAAGTCAACTATCTCGGGAATTTTCGATCCCCAGAGCAAACCCTGCGTCCAACAACCGCTTAGGATAGGCCCGGAAAGCCAGGAGGGTCTCCGTGCGCTCCACACCTACCATGGCCAAGATCCCCTGGGTGACGACGTCATCCAGCTCGTCCAACTCCTTAAGGCGAAGCACAGCCACCAGGTCGTAGGGGCCGGTAACGGAATAGACCTCTGCCACCCGAGGGAGCTCGGCGATGGCCTCCCCCAAAGCAGCAATCCGATTCCCCTGGGCCCGGATGAGAACAAAGGCCGTAATCATCCCTACAACCCCCCTTCCTCGCCATTTAGTTTCCCCCTTCCAGAAGAGCTTTCCATAGGGGGCCTGCTGTGTCCACCAAGGCGTCTAGGGCACTGAAGTGGTGCATCCCTTCTAGCTCCAAGTACCTGACACCAGGCCAAACGGCGGCCAATCTTTGGCTTTGTCGCCGAAATTCCTGGCTTTCTTTCTGGCCCACAGCGGCTACCAAGGGCGCGGCTAGCCTTGGGCGGTGCTGGATGGGGCTCAGACGCTTGGCCTCTTCGAGGTCCAGGCGTAGGTCAACGTTGACGCTGGTCCGGAGGAGGGGTTCCAGGTCAAAGATTCCACTGATGGATAACCCACCTTGCACTTGAGGCGTAGCTAGCCCGTAAATCCGCCATTCCGTGGTCCAGAGCATGGCCACCAGGTGTCCGCCCGCGGAGTGCCCTGAGAGGACCAAAGGACCAAGTTCAGGGAAGTGGCTTGCTAGCCAAGCCACGCTTCGGCGGCACTGCTCTACCAACTCCCCCAGCGTTATCCGAGGACAAAGGCCGTAGCCCACCACACTCACGCTCCATCCCTCCCGAACCAGAGGCGGGGCAATCCACGAGAAATCCTCTTTGCCAAAGGCTCGCCAGTAACCGCCATGGAAAAAAACTAATAGGCCTCGAGACGGCTTGGCTATAAAAAGATCTAGGCGCTCTTCCGGATCATCCCCATAGGCAAGGTCGAGGAAGCCTGGAAGGGAAGCTCGGGCGGCTGCCCCTTCTTCTTTCCAGCGGCGGAAGTAGAGGGGGTGTTCAGGAACGGCAGCTCTGGCGTTGTACTCCCTCTCCAAATGGAGGTCTATCACTTCACACCCCCAGGAACCGCTTAAGGAGCTCGGGATTAGCCCCCAAGTCCTTAGGCCTTCCCTGCCAAGCCACTCTCCCCTTTTCCAGGATGAAAAAGCTATCCGCCACCTCGGCCAACCTCCTGACGTGCTTATCCACCACTAGAATCGACAGGCCCATCCCTTTGAGGGCAACAAGGGTACGCCAGATTTCTTCCCGCAGCAGGGGAGCTAGCCCCTCTGTGGCCTCGTCTAGCAAGAGGAGCCTGGGGTTTTGGACCAAGGCACGCCCGATGGCAAGCATCTGCTGCTCCCCTCCGGAGAGCTGGTATCCCCAGTGGTGGACCCGTTCGCGGAGTCGGGGGAAAAACTCCAGCACCCGCGCCACCGTCCACTCGCCTGGCCGAGAAAAGGCCTGGAGGTTTTCCCACACCGTAAGGTTAGGGAAAATCTGCCTTCCTTCAGGGACCAAAGATATCCCCAAAGCGGCCACCCGCTCAGGGGGTAGCCCGGTCAGCCGCTTGCCAGCAAAGCGGATCTCACCCCCAAGGTGCCGAGTTAGTCCGAAGATGCAGCGGAGGAGGGTGGTTTTGCCCATGCCGTTCCTGCCCAGAAGACCCACCAACTCTCCTTGGCCCACCTGGAGGTCTACCCCGAAAAGGACCTGTCCCGACGAATAGCCGGCTTCCAGTTTGGTGATCTCAAGCAAAGGGCTCATGCTCTCCCAGATACACCTGTTGGACCTCTTTGCTAGCCTGGACCTCAGGGGGGCTACCGGTGAGGAGGATAGTCCCATATGCCATGACCGTTACCCTATGAGCCAGTTGGAACACTGCCTCCATATCATGTTCCACCAAAAGCACCGTAGTCTCCTTGGCCACCTTTCGGATGGCCTGGACCACGCGAACCGATTCCTGGGGGCTTAACCCTGCCAGGGGTTCATCCAGGAGAAGGAGACGGGGAGAGATGGCGAGTGCCATGGCGATTTCCACCGTCCGGCGTTCACCGTGGGGCAGGGTAGCCACCGGTACTTCTAGACGTTCTTCTAGGCCTAAAAAACTGGCTAGAGCTTCAGCCCTTTGAAAGAGATGCCTTTCGGAAACCACAGGCTTCCAGAAGCGGAACCCGTGCCCATCCCTGGCCATTATGGCCAAGACGAGGTTCTCCAAAACGGTCCAGCTGGGGAAGAGATTAACGATTTGGAAGGTGCGCCCTATGCCCAGGCTTGCCCTACGCCAGTCGGGTAGGTGGGTAACGTCCCTCCCTTGAAAGAGAATCCTTCCCTTCTCCGGGAAGAGAAGACCACTGACCAGAGAAATTAAGGTGGTTTTGCCTGCCCCATTGGGGCCGATAAGAGCGTGGACTTCCCCCTTCTCCACGCTCAGGGAGCAGTTGTTTACGGCCGACAGGCCGCCGAACCACTTTGAAACCCCCACCACTTCGAGCAGCCTCATCCCCTCTCCTTTCCCCAAAGGCCTGACAGGCCTTTCTTCACGGCGAGAACAGACAAGAGGAGTAGCCCTCCCAGGAAGAGCTGCCAGTGGATCGTGAACTCGGAAAGGAGGGTTTCTAGGAAGAGGTAGGCGACGGCACCCAGCACCCCTCCCCAAAGGCGGGCCACACCCCCTAGAATCACCATCATCATGAGTTGGCCGGAGAGGTGCCATGAAAGGAAGCTTGGGCTAACCCAACCGTTCAGGTTGGCGAGCAAAATCCCCGCCATCCCTCCCATGGTGCCCGCCAGCACGAAAGCCACCAGCTGGTAGTAAAACACGGGAAGACCGAGGGAGGCTGCCCGGGTGGGGTTTTCGCTGGAAGCCCGTAGTATCCAACCGAACCGGGCATTCACCAGCCTCCAGGTAAGGAGGAGGGCCAGGGCCAGGACCAACAGGCTGGTGTAGTAAAGGACGATCTCATCCCGAAGTTCAAGGCCAAAGGGAAGAAGGGTGCGGCGCACGGGCATTCCATCCTCTCCCCCATAGACCCTAAGGGACACCGCAAGGTAGTAGAGCATCTGGGCAAAGGCCAAGGTTATCATGATGAAGTAGAGACCGCGGGTACGGAGAGAGAGAACCCCTATAACCGAGGCCAGCAGGGCGCAGACCCCAAGGGCAAGCGGCCAATTTGCCCAAGCCGACACCCAACCTGCTTGGGCCAAGATCGCGGTTGCGTAGGCTCCCGTTCCCACGAAGGCAGCGTGGCCGAAGCTCACCATGCCCCCGTAACCAAGGATTAGGTTGAGGCTGGTGGCCGCCAAGGCAAAGACAAAAACCCGGCTGGCAAAGGTTATGAAATAGGGCTGATCCACAGCTCCCATAACCAGCGGATAGGCTAGGGCCGAAACCCCTAGGAACAAGCCAAGGACCCACGCCCTAGGCTCTCCTAGAGACCTGGTTTGATCAAAGCCATGGGGCTTGTTGGTGGGCCGCATCTCACCTCATCCGCACGGGGAAAAGACCTTCGGGCCTGAAGACCAGCACCAAAGCCATAAAGAGGTAGACGAGTGTGCTTACCAAGGCAGAGGCCAAGCTAGCGGCTACTGGGCCACTGAGGACCAGCTGAAACAAGGAGGGGAGGAAGGCCCGCCCCAAGTTGTCCACAAGGCCTACGAGGAGGGCGGCCACGAAGGCCCCTTTAATGGAACCCACACCACCGATGACGATGATAACAAAGCAGAGGATGAGGACATCCGTACCCATCCCCAAGTGAACAGCGGTTATGGGCCCCACCAAAGAGCCCGCTAGGCCAGCTAAGAACGCCCCGAGAGCAAAGGTCAATTTGTAAAGGGCCCCGGCAGGCACCCCCATGCATCGCGCCATCTCCCAGTTGGCCGCTGCAGCCCTAAGCCACATTCCCAGACGAGTTCGGAGGATTATCCAGAACAAACCCAGAGAAACCCCTGCCCCAAAGGCAATGAGTGCGAGGCGATAGGTGGAGTAGCTGAACTCCCCCAGTCTAAGGGGCTGGGCTAGGGCAGCGGGGACGGATAAGGCTACGGGCTGGGAGCCCCAAGTCATCCTGACCAACTCGCTCAGCACTAGCATAAGGGCAAAGGTGGCCAGTACCTGGTCCAGGTGATCCCGATTGTACAGGTGTCTTAGAAGGAAGGCCTCCGCCAAAAGGCCAAGGAAACTTGTGGTCAAAGCAGCCAAGAGGATGGCCAAGCCAAAGGAACCCGTAAGGCCCACAAGGGCGGCTGCCAGGTACGCCCCCACCATGTAAAAGGCTCCGTGGGCCAAATTGATGACGTTAGCTACCCCCAGGACAAGGGTGAGCCCCGAGGCCACCAAAAACAGCAGAAAGCCCAGTTGCAACCCATTTAGGATTTGCTCCACCAGGTAGAAGCCCATCCCAGTCTCCAGTTCCGGAAACTGCTATGCAAGTCATTTACCAGGTCATCCGACAATTCTGCACGTAGGCATCCTGGTGTTGACGCAAAATCCTGCCCACCAGTCGGTTGACAAGTGTGCCGTCCGCTTGCCGTACCACCCGGCGCAGGTAGTAGTCTTGGATGGGGAAGTGGTTCCGGTTAAAGCGGAAGGGGCCGCGGGTGGACTCCCACTTGGCGGTACGCAAGGCCTTTAGCATAGACTCTTTGTCAGCGATTTGCCCTTTGGCTTCCCGGATAGCCGCATCGAGGAGCAAGGCGGTGTCGAAACCCTGCGCGGCATAAAGGGTAGGGATGCGCCCATAAGCGCGCCGGAACTCACTCACAAACCGCCGGTTTGTGGAGTTGGAAAGTTCTAAAGCCCAGTGAGAGCTGTTGGCCAGTCCCAAAAGGGCTTCCCCTGCGCCTTGGATGACATCCTGGTCTGCGGAGAAACCAGGGAGAAGCAAGGGAACAATACCTTTAAGTCCCGCCTCAGCGTACTGCTTGACAAAACTGATCCCCAGGCCTCCTGGCAGAAAAGCGTAGACTGCCTTAGGCCTCAGCGACCGGATCCGGGCAATCTCCGCAGAGTAGTCCAACTGGTTTAAGCGTGTGTAAATTTCCTCCACTACCCTACCCGAAAAGAACCGCTTGAAGCCTGTCAAGGCATCGTAGCCTGCCTGGTAGTTGGGGGCTATCAGCACAACGTTCTCAAAACCCTGCTGGGTGGCGTAGTAGCCCATTACCTCGTGCAGGTTGTCGTTTTGCCAGGCCACGTTGAAAAAGAAAGGATTGCACTGAGCCCCTGCATACTGAGAGGGACCTGCGTTGGGGCTAATGTAAAAGGTTTTGGAATCAAAGATTAGTTCCCCTACAGCCAGGAGGATATTGGAGTAAATGATCCCGGTTACGAAGTCAACCCGGTCCCGGCGCAGAAACCGGTCAACAATCTGTCTGGCCACCTCTGGATTTTGCTGGTCGTCTACCACGAGCACCTCCGCCCTTAGGCCGCCTAGCTTGTTCCCCAGGAGGTTCAAGGCTAGGTTGAAGCCATCTCGTACATCTATACCCAGGGCGGCCCCAGGCCCAGAGAGAGTGCTAACGAACCCGATTTTCACGGTGCCGGTTTCCTGAGCCAAAACTCCTTGAAACGCCAGCGTGGCCAGAAAGTAAACCACGGGCCAGACCCTCTTAGTGGTCAGCATTCTTACCTCCCTTGGGTTCTCTTTTACAGCAAGAACCCTTGATTTGTCAAGCATCTGTACCCGAGCTTCAGACTTGGCTTGCCTTGCAAGCTTTCATGACAAAACTTTTCTCCCTACCTCCCACCCCCCTTCTGAACGAGCCTCCTAGGGGGTGAGGTGGCCTAAGGCCCGGTCAGTAAAGCTTCTCTCAATCTCCTCCCCGCCTCCCGCTGCGCGTGCCACCATATCAGCCCCGGCCTCTCCTTCCGCACTGCTCTGGCGGCGGGGCTGTAGACCTGGCCCAAGCCTTGGATGGCGGAGCCGATGTGGAGGGGTGGGCATGAGGTGTACTGCTAACCCAAGTTGCCGCCTACCCCCGGACCTGAAAAAATAGCGGCCGCTATGTTAACCCAAGTTGCCACCTATCCCCAGGCCTGAAAAAATGGTGGCCGCTATGCTGCAACAGACTATAGCGGCCTTCTGCATCATAGGTCAGCCCGCAGGGCTACCTTGCTGACGCCCTCAAGGCCATGGGGCACAAAGGTCAGCCGTAGGCTATGTTCCTGACCCCCAGACCAAGGTGCCCACCAGCGCCATCCTCACCCTGGCCATCCTGGCCGCCATGGAACTGGGCGGCAAGCACAACAAAGCCCTGGCCTTGGCCAAGGAGCTCCATCTCTTCAGCCACATCCCCTCCCCCAGCCGCCGGAACGTAGCCTTACGGCTGACCAACCGCCGCTTGCATCGGGCAAAGGTCCCGCTTGGCCCCAGGGAAGATCTACCGGGGCTACATCCCCAGCAAGCAGATCTTCTTCCACGGCCTCAAGCTGCACCTCCTGGTGGACAACGGCAAGTTCGTCCATGAGCTGAACCTGACCCCGGGGAGCTTCCATGACCTGACCTCCTTCTTGCTCCTGCCTCTGGAAGTGGAGGAGGGCAAGGAGTTGTATCTGGACCGGGGGTACGAGAGCCACCTCCATGAAGACCTCCTCCGGGAGGCCCAGGGGGTGGTTCCCATGGTCATCCCTAGGAGGAACAGCCGGCGGTACGTGCCTGGGTTGCAGTACCTGGCCCTCCTGGGTAGGAGGGTGGTGGAGACGGTGGGCAGCATGCTCCACCATCTCTTTCCCCGCCGCATCCATGCCGTCACCCTGGTGGGCTTCACCATCAAGGTCTTCCTCTTCGTCCTGGCTCACAACCTCAGGCTCATCGCACAAAAATCGCCTAGGTGGCAACTTGGGTTATAACGGTCAGATCTGCCTCCACCGGACGGTCCCTCGGCTGGAACTGGGGAGCATGTGTTATGTTATGCTATGCGTGTATGCGCCTAACCGTGCACCTCCCCGACGATTTGGCCCGCCTCCTAAGGCAGGCGGCGGAGAACGAGGGCAAGTCCATGAGCGCCCTCACCGCCGAGGCCCTGGAGGTCTACCTGAAGGAACGCCGGCGGAAGGCCCTGGGCCTGGAGGTCCTCCGGCGGGCAGCGAAAGCCCGCGTGGCCCCGGAAGCCCTCCGGCTCCTGGAGGAGGGGCGGCGTGACCGCCCTTGACACCGGCTTCTTCCTCCGCCTCCTCCAGGGACACGAGGGGGCCAGGGCCAAGTGGGAGGCCCTGGTGGAGGGAGAGGACGGGGTGGTGTCCGGCCTCTCCCTGGCGGAGCTCCTCCGCTTGGCCCTCAAGGGGGCCCTGGACCGGGAGGACGGGGAGCTTCTCCTAAAGGCCATCCCCGCGGTGTGCCGGGTGGTCTGGCCAGACTGGGGCATCGGGGAGAGGGCGGCCCGGCTCTCCCACGGACTTCACCTTCCCCTGGTGGACGCCCTCATCCTGGCCACCGCCTTGGAAGCAGGGGCCAAGGAGCTCTGGACCGCGGACCGGGACCTGGCGGCCTACGAGGGCAGGCTGCGGGTGGTGCTGCTGGGGTGAACCGCTCCCTCCTCCAGCAGGCCCCCCAGGGGCGGGTGGCCTAGACCAGTTTGGCCTGCTAAGCTTTCTCTAGGCTTCGATGGCTTTTGGGGAGGCGTATGAAGCGAGCCTGGACGCTTGGTTTAGCTATGTTACCGGCTTTGGTTGCCTGCCAGAACGCTCCGCACCCATCAGATTCAGCCTCGTCTTCCTTACGAGTACTTGTTTCTCCCTTTACGGGTGCTTTTAGGGTAACCAATGTCTCCGACCACGAGTATCCTTTTCAGTTCAAGGACAACAACGGCTTTCTTCTCAGCTGGTGGGGAGAACGGCTTCCTGGGGTAGATGGTCACCAGGGGTACGACTTTCCCATGCCCGAGGGTACGCCTGTTCGGGCGGTTTACGATGGA is from Thermus tengchongensis and encodes:
- a CDS encoding ABC transporter substrate-binding protein, which produces MLTTKRVWPVVYFLATLAFQGVLAQETGTVKIGFVSTLSGPGAALGIDVRDGFNLALNLLGNKLGGLRAEVLVVDDQQNPEVARQIVDRFLRRDRVDFVTGIIYSNILLAVGELIFDSKTFYISPNAGPSQYAGAQCNPFFFNVAWQNDNLHEVMGYYATQQGFENVVLIAPNYQAGYDALTGFKRFFSGRVVEEIYTRLNQLDYSAEIARIRSLRPKAVYAFLPGGLGISFVKQYAEAGLKGIVPLLLPGFSADQDVIQGAGEALLGLANSSHWALELSNSTNRRFVSEFRRAYGRIPTLYAAQGFDTALLLDAAIREAKGQIADKESMLKALRTAKWESTRGPFRFNRNHFPIQDYYLRRVVRQADGTLVNRLVGRILRQHQDAYVQNCRMTW
- a CDS encoding ribbon-helix-helix protein, CopG family, which codes for MRLTVHLPDDLARLLRQAAENEGKSMSALTAEALEVYLKERRRKALGLEVLRRAAKARVAPEALRLLEEGRRDRP
- a CDS encoding type II toxin-antitoxin system VapC family toxin, with the protein product MTALDTGFFLRLLQGHEGARAKWEALVEGEDGVVSGLSLAELLRLALKGALDREDGELLLKAIPAVCRVVWPDWGIGERAARLSHGLHLPLVDALILATALEAGAKELWTADRDLAAYEGRLRVVLLG